tggtttccagtttcatccatgtccctgcaaaagacatgaactcatccttttttatggctgcatagtagtccatggtgtatatatgccacattttcttaatccagtctatcattgatggacatttgtgttggttccaagtctttgctattgtgaatagtgccacaataaacacacatgtgcatgtgtctttattgtagaatgatttataatcctttaggtacatacccagtaatgggatcactgggtcaaatggtatttctagttctagatccttgaggaatcgccatactgtcttctacagtggttgaactaatttacacttccaccaacagtgtaaaagcattctatttctccacttcctctccagcatctgttgtttcctgactttaatgatcaccattctaactagcgtgagatggtatctcattgtggttttgatttgcatttatctgatgaccagtgatgatgagtactttttcatgtgtctgttggctgcataaatgtcttcttttgagaagtgtcttttcatatcttttgcccactttttgatgaggttgttttttttttaatttatttaagttctttatagattctggatattagccctttgtcagatggttagatagcaaaaattttctctcactctgtaggttgcctgttcactctgatggtagcttctttcatatttctatcagcattctGGTCATAACCACTTAACcaatctctaagaagttccatGTTTTTCCTAGTCTTGTTGTATTCTAGGCCCCCACCAGAATATAGGCTTTTTCTAACCTACCCTTCCAAATTCTTTCAGCTTCTGCCAAGTATTGACTTttaaagctgcttccacattttcaatgGTTTGTAATTAGCAACATGTGTGTTCCTGGAAAAAGTTGAATGTGGTTAAGATCTTGCATGCAAAGACTGTGTGCTGGTAGTCCTGTTGAGATATCCTGTGGGGAAGTGAGTGAAAGTATATTTCTTTCAAAAGTGAAGGCTGATTGCTTCTGAGAGGCTGTTTGAACTATGCATTGAATTGAACATATTAGCAAAATATGTCAACAGCAAACTATTTTCCAGCTGTTGGTTTGATGGAGTCAGTAATTTGGTAATTTAGACATGGGAGATTCATGGAGGATACCACAGCATTCAGGTTATGGTGATTTACTGTGAGTTGTCATTCATTTACATCATGTTGGAGCACTGGCCAAACAGGATTATTAAAGGAGAGATAATAGAAATAATGACAAGGCCAGGCACACCCATCCCCAGGGAGTGTCCATCCATTGCTCTACATTTCTCCACAAACTTCATGGCTGTGGCAGATTCTCTCATGGAACCTTTATCTCAATGGTCTCTCTGGAACCTCTCTTCTCAGTCATATGTTTACAGTTTGTTCTCAAAATTGCCAACGACTGAGGTTCATTAGCCCCTTTTGAACGTGGGTCCACAGGGCTTCTTTAGCTTCTTCAGGAAATTGATCCCATGTGCCTGCTCTAAAAAGAGCAGATAAAACCTGTGTTGCTCTAGCTAACACAGAAACTGCAGAGATGCCCATCCTCTGCCATCTAAGAACTTCAACATAATCTCTCTTAGAacataaattttcagaaattttctgtctctcaaagtattttcttccaATTCAATAACTGCTAtgggctttgtttttattttttattacctaTGTGAAGTTCTCTGTCTCTCAGGAACTATGATTTGATTCTGGATTGGATTCTTAGAATGGAAAATAATATGCTCTTTTTTCTGGTTAAGTTCCATAAGTTTGGATACTTCTATTAAGAGAAAGGTAAAATGTGGATGGAAGCCAATAGAAAACATGTTAAAGTATATACTACTCAAAGATTCACGTGGCACATCTCATCTTTGATTTACCTCTTAGGAACAACAAGGTAAACAGTATACTATAGTCATTCAGGTTGTCAAAGGTATGAGCAACATATGTTTTTAAAGTCACTGATTTTATCATTCTATAAATGTGGATCATGAAATGAATCAACTgtgaaaatctggaagaaaatgCAGTACTTGCCAAAGACCACAGGTTAGTATAAACAAGGAAAAGAGGGCTGCAGGAGACCCAGGTCACATCATCTAAGACCTCCAAAACCTGTATGGAAAGTTGACAAGAATGattttaataacataatttttCTAATCCATGTGCATGTAAATTAGAGGGACCCCTTTATATTATATTTGCCTCTTAATCAGAAAAATCTAAAGATGCACTCACAATACTACCACCAAATTTTTCTTCCCTGAGAATTACCACTTTATCTACAAAGAACTCTTATTATCAAAAACTTTTTCTGGTTTCTGTAAGACAAGAATAGAAAACAGGAGAGTTTGGGTCATGATAAACTGTCATCCTTAGTTGCCACTGGGGACTCTAAGACTGAGAAAAATCCATTCCGTGATGCTGCTTACAGAGTTCTCAAAATTTCTCTTCTCCGAGACATATCTCAAATCAGTGCCTGGAAGACTCTGAATGTGGCAGagaaacataaaatgtaaattaatatgaCATATTGATGCTTGAACCTTGTTCATGTAGAGGAAAAGACTCACAATACAAAATGAGATGATCTTCAGCATTGCCTGTGTAGGGAAATTCCTACTTGTTTCTGAAACAAGGATGTCAGAGATTTGGACAGTAATGGAGATAAGGATCTATAGCAGATATCCAGTGAGGCATCAAATAgtgcagagaaaggaaagaaagaaacaggaaagcacAGAAAACAGAATGAGGTAGAGAGATGTGTGCCAAAAGCACAGAATTAGGAGAGCTTATAATACAGTCAAGAGTAAGTGCTTTACTTGTGAAGATTGTATAAACATTTGAAAGGAAACAACAGGTTcaaaaacttctatttttctgaaaaaaaatgagttattcTATAATAAGTTTTCTTAAGTGCCCAGGAACAGGTCAACTTGAGAAATGAAAAAGGTCACTTAAACAAAAGATATGGGGCTTGCATGGAGCCAAGTGCACCCCAATGGGACACTGGTTTGGGCCATATGGATGGTGAGCAATGTATGACCTGATTCTGTTCATTAAGATAAGCTTTATGTCTCCTACTCTAAGAAACTCTTCAATTTTCATCATTCTCACCTTTTGCCTTTAGGTTTTCCGAAGGTCAACAATGAAAAACAGAACCATGTTTGGTGAGTTTATTCTACTGGGCCTTACAAATCAACCTGAACTCCAAGTGATGATATTCATCTTTCTGTTCCTCACCTACATGCTAAGTATCCTAGGAAATCTGACTATTATCACCCTCACCTTACTAGACCCCCACCTCCAGACCCCCATGTATTTCTTCCTCCGGAATTTCTCCTTCTTAGAAATTTCCTTCACATCCATTTTTATTCCCAGATTTCTGACCAGCATGACAACAGGAAATAAAGTTATCAGCTTTGCTGGCTGCTTGACTCAGTATTTTTTTGCTATATTTCTTGGAGCTACCGAGTTTTACCTCCTGGCCTCCATGTCTTATGATCGTtatgtggccatctgcaaacccTTGCATTACCTGACTATTATGAGCAGCAGAGTCTGCATACAACTAGTGTTCTGCTCCTGGTTGGGGGGATTCCTAGCAATCTTACCACCAATCATCCTGATGACCCAGGTAGATTTCTGTGTCTCCAACATTCTGAATCACTATTACTGTGACTATGGGCCTCTCGTGGAGCTTGCCTGCTCAGACACAAGCCTCTTAGAACTGATGGTCATCCTCTTGGCCGTTGTGACTCTCATGGTTACTCTGGTGCTGGTGACACTTTCTTACACATACATTATCAGGACTATTCTGAGGATCCCTTCTGCCCAGCAAAGGACAAAGGCCTTTTCCACTTGTTCCTCCCACATGATTGTCATCTCCCTCTCTTATGGCAGCTGCATGTTTATGTACATTAATCCTTCTGCAAAAGAAGGAGGTGCTTTCAACAAAGGAATAGCTGTACTCATTACTTCGGTTACTCCCTTACTGAATCCCTTCATATATACTTTAAGAAATCAGCAAGTGAAACAAGCTTTCAAGGACTCAGTCAAAAAGATtgtgaaactttaaaaaaggagattacacttcaaaatacattttcacttaacaaatatgcATTGAATGTCTATATTTCAAGTGCTAAATTGGCCCTTGAAGATTAAAATAGGAAAAGTATATGTCTTAATTTCAAGAAAACTATAGTCTAGAATCAAggaaagatatataaatggtaaatttatgtaataaatttacaaaaaacaaaataatattttaattgttattagAGAAGAGTGAATGGGGATCTGAAAAGGAACAGTTGGAAAGAATTAGTTCTGTtttccataaattatttgaaatttaagaAGCAAAACAGATTGTTTATTTAGAAGAGTAGGAGGATAAGAatttagagtgaaaaaggaaaccaGATCATAAAAG
This sequence is a window from Homo sapiens chromosome 12, GRCh38.p14 Primary Assembly. Protein-coding genes within it:
- the OR6C4 gene encoding olfactory receptor 6C4 — protein: MKNRTMFGEFILLGLTNQPELQVMIFIFLFLTYMLSILGNLTIITLTLLDPHLQTPMYFFLRNFSFLEISFTSIFIPRFLTSMTTGNKVISFAGCLTQYFFAIFLGATEFYLLASMSYDRYVAICKPLHYLTIMSSRVCIQLVFCSWLGGFLAILPPIILMTQVDFCVSNILNHYYCDYGPLVELACSDTSLLELMVILLAVVTLMVTLVLVTLSYTYIIRTILRIPSAQQRTKAFSTCSSHMIVISLSYGSCMFMYINPSAKEGGAFNKGIAVLITSVTPLLNPFIYTLRNQQVKQAFKDSVKKIVKL